The Loxodonta africana isolate mLoxAfr1 chromosome 1, mLoxAfr1.hap2, whole genome shotgun sequence genomic sequence AGACACACATTTTTTAACCCTCCTCTATGTGGCAGCCGCTGTGACAGGTCCTGTCATTGAAGATCGTTATGAGATGGGCCTGTCCTCACAGAGCTGACACTTAGTGATGGAGGCAAAAGCTTACAATACAAGCAAGTACTCTGGCTGAGCCCAAAGAGGAGGTGATGAACAAAGATGCCGTGAAGGCTTAGCAGGAGCTGAAATATGAAGTGGTTGTGAAGGGGTCCAGAAATACACCCACTGGAATAAAAAgcgactctatttttttttctaagaagagggaacaaaaagaagaaaagatctggAAACAATGATGTCCCCATGTTTGAGGCCAGCAAGAGATCCACAGTGAAGGGACCACAGGTGTCTGCAGGGACGAACAGATATCACGAGGTGAGAAGGGAAAGGGAGGATGGGGTGAAAATCCCTATGTCCATTATTCTCCCAAGAAGAACTCATTGAGGACTGGATCTGTTtctcaaagacacacacacaaacacagaaaaggaagctaCCATTTCCTTCTCTACTTCTTACTTACCTTTTGGCTCTAACATATCTTCCCAGTGCCCCAAAAACTTCTCAAGCCAtctctggcagtctccttttgAGGTATTCTCGAAAAACTTGTTCAAATCCCTGATCTTCTCCCATATCTCTCTCATTATTCTGGATCCTGGATGCCCCTCTGTCCAATTCTTGTTCACGGGGTCGAAGACGAGGAATACATATCCGTCAAAGCCAAACTTCCAGAATGCTGTGGTATTTCCATCTCCTTCACGGTAACAACACATCTGGGCCTGCAGGGTGAGAGGAGCTGCCCCCCCCCGCCATGGACAGAGATCACCTTCTAGTCCTAACCAATCCTTTGCCTACATCCACCTCCTTTGTTTCCCTTTTATGTCCTGGCCCTGCTCTGTCCTCCAAGTCCTGCCCGTGCTGAGTGACCTCTTGTTTGGACCAactttcaatgtcttttttttgcaCAAATTCAATAATGGCCACACACTCCTTCTACACCTGTTCTTCTGCCTTCACCCAGCTGACCCCTCCAAGCAGAGGGCATTCTCAGACTTACCCCTGATCTTCTCCCGGTTAATGTTGGGCAGAAACTGTTTGAGGTTATCTGCCACATCTGTCAGAGTTTCCATCTGATCCTTCCACTCCTCTGTCCTGCTTATTTTCAATCCCAGGTGACCCACGACTGTGACATTTTTGCTGTTATAGTGAAGAAAAGTCCTTCCATCCACCTGGCCTTGAATCTTATATGATCGCTGTCCAGATGAGAAGTTGTAGCAAAGAAAGTGTGCATCTACGAGAGAAAATCTCAGATGAGGGTTGGGACGGGGCGAAGAGGACCCATTAGACAGCCTCCCCCAATCTACATGGCATCAAGAGCATCCCTGTGCAGGGCTTGGCTGGCAGAGAAAGGAGTTCCCCTTCTTGGCACTTACCCTGCACCACAAACTCCTTAATACTTCCTCAGCCCCGTTGTCCCTGTGACTCATTGAGGTTCTGTGAGAAATGCTACTGGGTAAACCCTGATGCCACCCTCTTAGGTGGTGATGGCAGATTtgtgaaaacaaaagacaatGTCTGTCTTCCAGGAGCTGACACTTCCACAGAACAGAATGGAAACAGGCACTATAAGAAATATGACAATGACAGGGGTCCCCAGGATGGGCTTCAAGCAGAAGAGCCTGGCTGTTGGcagcacaggggccccaggtGTCTGCACTTGCTGGGCCCAGTGCCTGGGGAGTGTCACTGGGGCTGAAGCCAAGGTGGAGGGGAAGAGTGGACCCCATAGATGTCACTGAATGTAATGGCAATAGTAGTGACATAAAAAACTCGCAAAATTAAGATGACTCCTTTAAATTACAAGTCATAACACTGCCTAGCTGTATTTACAGTCTATGTTTTCATGTTTAATGGAGCCAAAGGAAACAATTTCTCAGTTCTAGATATCAGGTCTGGAAGCCGAGGGGTCTCCTGGagaagggaagtctttctctccccATTCCACTCCTGTTCCGCTCCATGTCTCCAAGATTGAAGGTGTTAACCCCATCCTCACCTCCACACCATGCCCTCTGGGGCAGCTCCTTTTCTGGGAAGGTTGCCAAAGTCATTTTAGCATCTTAACAGTGATGGaactgggcggggggggggggtggggaggatctTTGAAAGCAGGGAAGGTGTGGGAGGCGGGTAGTTGGGGGCCCTCCTTGTAGAAATCTTCTCCAGGGTCTAGACTTTGCAAGCCCTTGTCTCTTAAGTTCAAAGCATGCTCACCATGGCCAAGCTTTGGGCTTCTCTGGGCCCGGGAAGAAGCAGGCAGTTCTGCTCCTCCCTCCTTGGGCGGGGGCCAGGCCAGGGCGAGAGGAGGTGAGGCTGAGCAAGAAGAGGGCTTACGTCACCCAAGAAACCTCAATGAATGACTGCAGCTCCAGGCCAGGCGGCCGCGGCCGCGCAGCGCTCCGCCCTGGCCCCAGCCAGGGCCCTTGTTTTTCTCTGCGCCCCAAAATATTTTCCCGCCCCTTGCCTCTTGTCCTCTGCAGGGGTTGCTCCGAGAAGCCTGGGTGCCCACTCCGGCAAGCTAAACAGGCCGCTTCTTTTCCACTCCAACTTCAGGTTCCAACTTCG encodes the following:
- the LOC100655023 gene encoding UL16-binding protein 1-like isoform X2 codes for the protein MALALGTQFAPGLLLLLRLPGWIWTAPTGHSVVQSGEGGVLSGRCCHGSSRLARPEATVSRGAVSRLLDAHFLCYNFSSGQRSYKIQGQVDGRTFLHYNSKNVTVVGHLGLKISRTEEWKDQMETLTDVADNLKQFLPNINREKIRAPLTLQAQMCCYREGDGNTTAFWKFGFDGYVFLVFDPVNKNWTEGHPGSRIMREIWEKIRDLNKFFENTSKGDCQRWLEKFLGHWEDMLEPKAQVTMASATTQPNVAITPSPGILLVTVGCSILLANEG
- the LOC100655023 gene encoding UL16-binding protein 1-like isoform X1, whose translation is MALALGTQFAPGLLLLLRLPGWIWTAPTGHSVVQSGEGGVLSGRCCHGSSRLARPEATVSRGAVSRLLDAHFLCYNFSSGQRSYKIQGQVDGRTFLHYNSKNVTVVGHLGLKISRTEEWKDQMETLTDVADNLKQFLPNINREKIRAPLTLQAQMCCYREGDGNTTAFWKFGFDGYVFLVFDPVNKNWTEGHPGSRIMREIWEKIRDLNKFFENTSKGDCQRWLEKFLGHWEDMLEPKAQVTMASATTQPNVAITPSPGILLVTVGCSILLANEGRGCC